Proteins encoded together in one Deinococcus irradiatisoli window:
- the hslO gene encoding Hsp33 family molecular chaperone HslO: MQDSQTSASYLLRGTAAGGTLRVVAIDATQIVEEARVRHQLSKTATAALGRALSASALLAIILGKKTDSRVNLRVQGDGPLGWLVAEGSAEGWVRGYVREPQADLPLRESDGKLDVSGLVGQNGELAVTRLLDNAEPWTGSVELVSGELAEDVAYYLASSEQIPSAVQLGVYEEGGRVSRAGGLIVQAMPGVTDETLSTLENNIRAMGSFTDNLRSVSLLEVMERATQGLEFVAAPQAQAAQFQCRCSRERAVASLTYFGMQERQHMMDGGGQEVVCHWCNEHYHISPGEIAALDAPEVHAQA, translated from the coding sequence GCGGGCGGCACGTTGCGGGTGGTGGCGATCGACGCCACCCAGATCGTCGAGGAAGCCCGCGTGCGCCACCAGCTCAGCAAAACCGCCACTGCCGCGTTGGGGCGGGCGCTGAGCGCTTCGGCATTGCTGGCGATCATTCTCGGCAAGAAAACCGACAGCCGCGTCAATTTGCGCGTGCAGGGCGACGGGCCGCTCGGCTGGCTGGTGGCCGAGGGCAGCGCCGAGGGCTGGGTGCGCGGCTACGTGCGCGAGCCGCAGGCGGACCTGCCACTGCGTGAAAGCGACGGCAAACTCGACGTGAGCGGGCTGGTGGGCCAGAACGGCGAACTGGCCGTGACCCGATTGCTCGACAACGCCGAGCCGTGGACCGGCAGCGTGGAACTCGTCAGCGGCGAGCTGGCCGAGGACGTGGCCTACTACCTGGCCTCCAGCGAGCAGATTCCCAGCGCCGTGCAGCTCGGCGTCTACGAGGAAGGCGGGCGGGTGTCGCGGGCCGGCGGCCTGATCGTCCAGGCGATGCCGGGCGTCACGGACGAGACCCTCAGCACCCTGGAGAACAACATCCGGGCGATGGGCAGCTTCACCGACAACCTGCGCAGCGTTTCGCTGCTGGAAGTCATGGAGCGCGCCACGCAGGGCCTGGAGTTCGTGGCGGCGCCGCAGGCCCAGGCCGCGCAGTTCCAGTGCCGCTGCTCGCGTGAGCGGGCGGTCGCCTCGCTGACCTACTTCGGCATGCAGGAGCGACAGCACATGATGGACGGCGGCGGGCAGGAAGTGGTCTGCCACTGGTGCAACGAGCACTACCACATCTCCCCCGGCGAAATCGCCGCGCTGGACGCGCCGGAAGTGCACGCTCAGGCTTAA
- a CDS encoding TetR/AcrR family transcriptional regulator has protein sequence MSSSARSPRPAPAKSERYHHGDLRRALLDAARALAAEGGVEALTLREVARQAGVSAAAPYHHFSDKNDLLRAVATEAFERLAQRMTEAAQRTDDHVMRLEEIGLAYVEFAFAQPAEFRFMFRHELCLPPGVPDPLEQAGQAAYAVLLTAVEEAQRAGRLRSGTPGSELPTLGLTLWSAVHGLSTLLLESPLSKTSTPESGQHLARSVIGNVLRGVLA, from the coding sequence ATGTCAAGTTCTGCCCGTTCGCCGCGCCCGGCCCCGGCCAAGTCGGAGCGCTACCACCACGGCGACCTGCGCCGCGCCCTGCTCGACGCGGCCCGCGCGCTGGCGGCTGAAGGTGGCGTGGAAGCGCTGACCCTGCGCGAGGTGGCGAGGCAGGCCGGCGTGTCGGCTGCCGCGCCATACCACCACTTCAGCGACAAGAACGATCTGCTGCGGGCCGTCGCCACCGAAGCCTTCGAGCGGCTGGCCCAGCGGATGACGGAGGCGGCCCAGCGCACCGACGACCACGTAATGCGGCTGGAGGAGATCGGTCTGGCGTATGTAGAGTTCGCCTTCGCCCAGCCCGCCGAATTCCGCTTCATGTTCCGCCACGAACTGTGCCTGCCGCCCGGCGTGCCCGATCCCCTGGAACAGGCAGGTCAGGCGGCCTACGCGGTTTTACTCACCGCCGTGGAGGAAGCGCAGCGTGCCGGCCGCTTGCGCTCCGGTACTCCCGGCAGTGAGTTGCCCACCCTGGGCCTCACCCTCTGGAGCGCCGTCCACGGATTGAGCACCCTGCTGCTGGAAAGCCCACTGTCGAAAACCAGCACGCCGGAAAGCGGCCAGCACCTCGCTCGCAGCGTGATCGGCAACGTGCTGCGGGGGGTGCTGGCCTGA
- a CDS encoding NAD-dependent epimerase/dehydratase family protein translates to MQHVIFGSGPLGRATLGALLKRGETRVRVVNRSGQLSGVPPYVEVVRADAYHLESAQAAARGADIVYNCAAPTYSAQAWRTQLPLLWGNILESAAAAQARLVIGDNLYMYDEVAQRQPSQLIHEDLPMHSTTSKGQARIEVVQQMLVAYQSGRVELTFARGSNFFGPFADAQSTLGGRVFGAILQGRTAQMLGHPDQPTSLTFIEDFGEAMVILGHSDAAFGRAWHVPNAPALTQRAALQRIAELAGQPLKFSVLPGWLLPVLGLAVPELREIREMLPKSQHPYLVSHERFADVYGDIHTPLDTALERTLAWFAGQLAVSRSAAPVPN, encoded by the coding sequence ATGCAGCATGTGATTTTCGGTTCCGGCCCCCTGGGACGCGCCACCCTGGGAGCGCTCCTCAAACGCGGCGAAACGCGGGTGCGGGTCGTCAACCGCAGCGGTCAACTCAGCGGCGTGCCGCCCTACGTCGAAGTGGTGCGCGCCGACGCTTATCACCTGGAGAGCGCCCAAGCCGCCGCTCGCGGTGCCGACATCGTCTACAACTGCGCGGCCCCGACCTACAGCGCCCAGGCCTGGCGCACCCAGTTGCCGCTGCTGTGGGGCAACATTCTGGAAAGCGCCGCCGCTGCCCAAGCCCGTCTGGTCATCGGCGACAACCTCTACATGTACGACGAGGTGGCCCAGCGCCAGCCCAGCCAGCTTATTCACGAAGACCTGCCGATGCACAGCACCACCAGCAAGGGGCAGGCCAGAATCGAGGTCGTGCAGCAGATGCTGGTGGCCTACCAGAGCGGGCGGGTCGAGCTGACCTTCGCGCGCGGCTCGAACTTCTTCGGGCCGTTCGCCGACGCCCAATCCACCCTGGGCGGGCGGGTGTTCGGGGCCATCCTGCAGGGCCGGACCGCGCAGATGCTGGGTCACCCGGACCAGCCCACCAGCCTGACCTTCATCGAGGATTTCGGCGAGGCGATGGTGATTCTGGGCCACTCGGACGCCGCCTTCGGCCGGGCCTGGCACGTGCCCAACGCGCCGGCCCTGACCCAGCGCGCCGCGTTGCAACGCATCGCCGAACTGGCCGGGCAGCCGCTCAAGTTCAGCGTCCTCCCCGGCTGGTTGCTGCCCGTGCTGGGCCTGGCGGTGCCGGAATTGCGCGAGATCAGGGAGATGCTGCCCAAGTCTCAGCATCCGTATCTGGTCAGCCACGAGCGCTTCGCTGACGTCTACGGCGATATTCACACGCCGCTGGACACCGCCCTGGAACGCACCCTGGCCTGGTTTGCCGGGCAGCTTGCGGTCAGCCGCTCTGCCGCGCCGGTGCCGAACTGA
- a CDS encoding monothiol bacilliredoxin BrxC family protein: protein MTQTSQQAQQVLVPLTTPEEVDTFLAQYPQAAVFKAGTCHKTMQGFGVLETFLARHELPVGFIRVVDWRPASNHVAELTGIRHQSPQLILFQNGQPTFDVDNWDITPERLGPVFEAQVPSRQGAAQIAGEGNVQPYKQLMQAYLDGQLPDWEFQERYVNLFRDDASLRSQREFELLSKLFGDPDAYHGGLHQLGEPQARGDLKARVEELLGQL from the coding sequence ATGACCCAGACCTCACAGCAGGCCCAGCAAGTCCTCGTGCCGCTGACCACCCCCGAAGAAGTCGATACCTTCCTGGCGCAGTACCCCCAGGCCGCCGTGTTCAAGGCCGGCACCTGCCACAAGACCATGCAGGGCTTCGGGGTGCTGGAAACCTTCCTGGCCCGCCATGAGCTGCCGGTGGGCTTTATCCGGGTGGTGGACTGGCGCCCGGCCAGCAACCACGTCGCCGAACTCACCGGCATTCGCCACCAGTCGCCGCAGCTGATCTTGTTCCAGAACGGCCAGCCCACCTTCGACGTGGACAACTGGGACATCACCCCCGAGCGTCTGGGGCCGGTGTTCGAGGCCCAAGTGCCCAGCCGCCAGGGCGCGGCCCAGATCGCCGGCGAGGGCAACGTGCAGCCGTACAAGCAGCTGATGCAGGCCTACCTCGACGGCCAGCTGCCCGACTGGGAATTCCAGGAGCGCTACGTCAATCTGTTCCGCGACGACGCCAGCCTGCGCAGCCAGCGCGAATTCGAACTGCTCTCCAAACTGTTCGGCGATCCCGACGCCTACCACGGCGGCCTGCACCAGCTCGGCGAGCCGCAGGCGCGGGGCGACCTCAAGGCCCGCGTCGAGGAACTGCTCGGCCAGCTCTGA
- a CDS encoding polyphosphate kinase 2 family protein, which produces MDLKRYRVGKKIKLGNLPTDDTGKLNREDSEAETLEIGLELAKLQDRLYAESKQSLLVVLQARDAGGKDGTVKHVFELINPQGVIVTNFKVPNEEDLKHDFLWRIHPHTPAAGMIAVFNRSYYEDVLVTRVHELIGDQEAKRRFEHIRNFEALLADRGTRILKLYLHVSAEEQRQRLQERLDDPEKNWKFNPADLKERGRWDEYTRVYEDALSATSTDDAPWYVIPADHKWYRNRVVAQLLLETLRDMNPQYPEAAFDLTNVAVGAI; this is translated from the coding sequence ATGGACCTCAAACGCTACCGGGTGGGCAAGAAGATCAAACTCGGCAACCTGCCCACCGACGATACCGGCAAACTCAACCGCGAAGACAGCGAGGCCGAGACGCTGGAGATCGGCCTGGAACTCGCCAAATTGCAGGACCGGCTCTACGCCGAGAGCAAGCAGAGCCTCCTGGTGGTCTTGCAGGCGCGTGACGCGGGCGGCAAGGACGGCACTGTCAAACACGTCTTCGAGCTAATCAATCCGCAGGGCGTGATCGTGACCAACTTCAAGGTGCCGAACGAGGAAGATCTCAAACACGATTTTCTCTGGCGGATTCATCCGCACACGCCGGCCGCCGGCATGATCGCGGTGTTCAACCGCTCGTATTACGAGGACGTGCTGGTCACGCGGGTCCACGAACTCATCGGCGACCAGGAAGCCAAACGGAGGTTCGAGCACATCCGCAACTTCGAGGCCCTGCTGGCCGACCGGGGCACCCGTATCCTCAAGCTGTACCTGCACGTCAGCGCCGAGGAGCAGCGGCAGCGCCTGCAGGAGCGCCTCGACGATCCGGAAAAGAACTGGAAGTTCAACCCCGCCGACCTCAAGGAGCGCGGCCGCTGGGACGAGTACACCCGCGTCTACGAGGACGCCCTGAGCGCCACCAGCACCGACGACGCGCCCTGGTATGTCATTCCGGCGGACCACAAGTGGTACCGCAACCGGGTCGTGGCCCAGCTGCTGCTCGAAACCCTGCGCGACATGAATCCCCAGTATCCAGAAGCGGCCTTCGACCTGACCAACGTGGCGGTCGGCGCCATCTGA
- a CDS encoding N-acetylglucosamine-6-phosphate deacetylase, with translation MPELSGLLVLPGGVKPGRVRFGSHIEALDLEDAPHTQYLLPGFIDTHVHGGDGGDTMDGLEGVRTLARFHARHGTTTMTPTTMTNPWERVMSALEAVREVMCSGLPGGPDIVGAHLEGPFISPHRLGAQPPQTLEPTPELMRQVLDLGVVKAVTIAPEVPGALEAALAFAEAGVRVGLGHTVADAETVQAFLERVQAAGGRTGATHLFNAMGGVEGRMPGPPGALMTNPQAWLEVILDNIHVHPTSFRLACAAAPRRVMLITDAMRAAGRGDGESELGGLPVIVKDGKATLKFGGNIAGSVLTLDQALRNALKAGLDLPQVSQMLSAAPAASLGLSDRGRLEAGLRADLVVLNEQFEVQAVYVGGQKL, from the coding sequence ATGCCCGAACTCAGCGGCCTGCTGGTGCTGCCGGGCGGCGTGAAGCCGGGCCGGGTGCGTTTCGGTTCGCATATCGAAGCGCTGGACCTCGAAGACGCGCCCCACACGCAGTATCTGCTGCCCGGCTTCATCGACACGCACGTTCACGGCGGCGACGGCGGCGACACCATGGACGGGCTGGAAGGCGTGCGGACCCTGGCGCGCTTTCACGCCCGGCACGGCACCACCACCATGACGCCCACCACCATGACCAACCCCTGGGAGCGGGTGATGTCGGCGCTGGAAGCGGTGCGCGAGGTGATGTGCTCGGGCCTGCCGGGTGGCCCGGACATCGTAGGGGCGCACCTGGAAGGCCCCTTCATCAGCCCCCACCGGCTCGGCGCCCAGCCGCCGCAGACGCTCGAACCCACCCCTGAACTCATGCGGCAGGTGCTGGACCTCGGCGTGGTGAAGGCTGTGACTATCGCGCCGGAAGTGCCGGGCGCGCTCGAAGCGGCGCTGGCCTTTGCCGAGGCGGGCGTGCGGGTGGGTCTGGGTCATACCGTGGCCGACGCCGAAACGGTGCAGGCGTTTCTCGAGCGCGTCCAGGCGGCGGGTGGGCGCACCGGGGCCACCCACCTGTTCAACGCCATGGGTGGTGTCGAGGGCCGCATGCCCGGCCCGCCCGGCGCCCTGATGACCAACCCACAGGCCTGGCTGGAAGTCATTCTGGACAACATTCACGTTCACCCGACCAGCTTCCGGCTGGCCTGCGCCGCCGCGCCGCGCCGGGTGATGCTGATCACCGACGCCATGCGCGCCGCCGGGCGTGGCGACGGCGAGAGCGAGCTCGGCGGCCTGCCGGTGATCGTCAAGGACGGCAAGGCCACTCTCAAGTTCGGCGGCAACATCGCCGGCAGCGTGCTCACCCTCGATCAGGCGCTCAGAAACGCGCTTAAGGCGGGCCTGGACCTGCCACAGGTCAGCCAGATGCTCAGCGCCGCGCCGGCCGCCTCGCTGGGCCTGAGTGACCGGGGCCGCCTGGAAGCGGGCCTGCGGGCCGACCTGGTGGTGCTGAACGAGCAGTTCGAAGTGCAAGCGGTGTACGTGGGAGGCCAGAAGCTATGA